A region from the Sulfurivermis fontis genome encodes:
- a CDS encoding V-type ATP synthase subunit B, translating to MRPNLYTTGNITGIQGPLLFLRRTVNVGLNEAVEVYGQDGKARQGRIAALDDDTLTVEVLETTDGLALASTRVRFLGEPLHFAVGPDILGRIFNGVGQVIDGGPPIAAQHSLRIDGLAINPAQRAQPQDFIETGLSSIDLMNSLVRGQKLPIFSGGGMPHERIAIEIARRARLRGGASGDFAIVFVGIGAPHHTAENFRRAMENSGALAHTVMFLNLASDSSTQRLLTPRYALTAAEYLAFVEGRHVLVILTDMTNYCEALREVSASHGEVPSRKGYPGYMYSDLATLYERAGCIKDRPGSLTQLPILTMPSDDISHPIPDLTGYITEGQIVLDRDLDRRGIYPPVKVLPSLSRLMKDGIGAGYTDADHPALSNQLYAAYARAVQVRVLASVVGVDGLPELDRRYLDFGDAFEQQLVQQQEDRTLEQSMQLGWELLRRLPRSELHRLSDTQIAAHIAEPGNG from the coding sequence ATGCGCCCGAATCTCTACACCACAGGCAACATCACCGGCATCCAGGGTCCGCTGCTGTTCCTGCGCCGCACCGTCAACGTCGGCCTCAACGAGGCGGTGGAGGTCTACGGGCAGGACGGCAAGGCGCGTCAGGGACGCATCGCCGCGCTGGACGACGACACACTGACGGTGGAGGTACTGGAGACGACCGACGGTCTGGCGCTGGCCAGCACACGCGTGCGCTTTCTCGGCGAACCGCTGCACTTCGCCGTGGGTCCCGACATCCTCGGTCGCATCTTCAACGGCGTCGGCCAGGTGATCGACGGCGGCCCGCCCATCGCCGCCCAGCACAGCCTGCGCATCGACGGCCTGGCCATCAATCCGGCGCAGCGCGCCCAGCCGCAGGACTTCATCGAGACCGGCCTCTCCAGCATCGACCTGATGAACAGCCTGGTACGCGGCCAGAAGCTGCCCATCTTCTCCGGCGGCGGCATGCCGCACGAGCGCATCGCCATCGAGATTGCGCGCCGCGCCCGCCTGCGCGGGGGTGCCAGCGGCGATTTCGCCATCGTCTTCGTCGGCATCGGCGCGCCGCACCACACGGCGGAAAATTTCCGCCGCGCCATGGAAAACAGCGGTGCGCTGGCGCACACGGTGATGTTCCTCAACCTGGCCTCCGACTCCAGCACCCAGCGTCTGCTCACCCCGCGCTATGCTCTCACCGCCGCCGAATATCTGGCCTTCGTCGAGGGCCGTCACGTGCTGGTGATCCTCACCGACATGACCAATTACTGCGAGGCCTTGCGCGAGGTGTCCGCCAGCCACGGCGAGGTCCCCAGCCGCAAGGGCTACCCCGGCTACATGTATTCGGATCTTGCAACGCTGTACGAACGTGCCGGCTGCATCAAGGACCGCCCCGGCTCGCTCACCCAGCTGCCGATCCTCACCATGCCGTCGGACGACATCAGCCATCCGATCCCCGATCTCACCGGCTACATCACCGAGGGCCAGATCGTGCTCGACCGCGACCTTGACCGGCGCGGCATCTATCCGCCGGTCAAGGTGCTGCCCTCGTTGTCGCGCCTGATGAAGGACGGCATCGGTGCCGGCTATACCGATGCGGATCACCCGGCGCTGTCCAACCAGCTGTACGCGGCCTATGCCCGCGCCGTGCAGGTGCGTGTGCTGGCCAGTGTGGTCGGCGTCGATGGCCTGCCGGAGCTGGATCGCCGTTACCTCGACTTCGGTGACGCCTTCGAACAGCAGCTGGTGCAACAGCAGGAGGACCGCACGCTGGAGCAGAGCATGCAGCTGGGTTGGGAGTTGCTGCGCCGCCTGCCGCGCAGCGAGCTGCACCGCCTGTCCGATACGCAGATCGCGGCACACATCGCGGAGCCGGGCAATGGCTGA
- a CDS encoding V-type ATP synthase subunit D — MAERRIATPSVLMELREERQVVKDGYRFLDEKRLLLAAEILRQLDEYERLQRNYLQLHRAAAAALSAAVTRHGLQGLQVHPAMRIDEATLQQQRRRFLGVHLVECSLALPEEAAAAAVDPSPEARHCARLFRQLVQHSAPLAAISGNLERLLQEYRRTERRARALEDVLLPELEQALAEIVVRLEELDQEEAVRVRLDYGKR, encoded by the coding sequence ATGGCTGAACGGCGCATCGCCACCCCATCGGTGCTGATGGAACTGCGCGAGGAGCGCCAGGTAGTAAAGGACGGCTACCGCTTCCTCGACGAAAAGCGCCTGCTGCTCGCCGCCGAGATCCTGCGCCAGCTGGACGAGTACGAACGGCTGCAGCGCAATTACCTGCAACTGCATCGCGCCGCGGCGGCCGCCCTGTCTGCCGCCGTGACGCGCCATGGCCTGCAGGGCTTGCAGGTCCACCCGGCGATGCGCATCGACGAGGCCACCCTGCAACAGCAACGGCGCCGCTTTCTCGGTGTGCATCTGGTGGAATGCAGCCTGGCCTTGCCCGAGGAGGCGGCAGCCGCCGCCGTCGATCCCTCACCCGAGGCACGCCACTGCGCACGCCTGTTTCGTCAACTGGTGCAGCACAGCGCCCCGCTGGCCGCCATCAGCGGCAACCTGGAAAGATTGTTGCAGGAATACCGCCGCACCGAACGGCGCGCCCGCGCCCTGGAAGACGTCCTGCTACCGGAACTGGAACAGGCGCTGGCGGAGATCGTGGTCCGCCTGGAAGAGCTGGATCAGGAAGAGGCCGTGCGCGTCCGGCTCGACTATGGCAAACGATGA
- a CDS encoding TIGR02647 family protein produces MPQHNAVNEERIAEIKLLALYNLASMQEGLKVHHSAGEQMVAAAQRLHAKGLVTQADGGYLTDLGVEAAEHLRAALTILEG; encoded by the coding sequence ATGCCGCAGCACAACGCAGTGAACGAAGAACGCATCGCCGAGATCAAGTTGCTGGCGTTGTACAACCTGGCCTCGATGCAGGAGGGGTTGAAGGTGCACCATTCCGCCGGGGAACAGATGGTGGCGGCAGCGCAGCGCCTCCATGCCAAGGGCCTGGTGACGCAGGCCGACGGCGGCTACCTCACCGATCTCGGCGTCGAGGCGGCGGAACACCTGCGGGCGGCGCTGACCATCCTGGAGGGCTGA
- a CDS encoding SemiSWEET transporter, with product MDAINLLGLLAGTLTTAAFLPQVIKTWRSRSAGDISLVMFALFSLGVLLWIVYGFTVGAVPVIVANVITLLLSLTILIFKIRYK from the coding sequence ATGGATGCGATCAATCTGCTCGGTCTGCTGGCCGGTACCCTGACCACGGCCGCGTTCCTGCCCCAGGTGATCAAGACCTGGCGCAGCCGATCGGCCGGTGACATCTCGCTGGTGATGTTCGCCCTGTTCAGTCTGGGCGTCCTGCTGTGGATCGTTTATGGTTTCACCGTCGGCGCAGTGCCGGTGATCGTGGCCAACGTGATTACCCTGCTGCTGTCGCTGACCATTCTGATTTTCAAGATTCGCTACAAGTGA
- a CDS encoding Crp/Fnr family transcriptional regulator yields MSACPCRHDECLLCESLLFSGLTGTQVCRMHGVIHKKAYDPKAVLFREGTPANHLYLLKSGYVKLTTALPDGRNQGLRLGAAWQFIGLEAMSDQRYPYTAEAITPIEVCMVRYKDMLKLLEYNPQLSLRVINALNRELQHSNAMIRNLGMMSSTERVASFLLSILRAEAEEVHEIPLPLSRTDMAEMLGLTLETVSRVLSRMTRDKIIWMQPGGRLLRIIDAARLERLGGDAMQEIWPRAVRA; encoded by the coding sequence ATGAGCGCCTGTCCCTGCCGTCACGATGAATGCCTGCTGTGCGAGTCCCTGCTGTTCTCCGGGCTGACCGGGACCCAGGTCTGCCGCATGCACGGCGTCATCCACAAGAAAGCCTATGACCCCAAGGCCGTGCTGTTCCGCGAGGGCACGCCGGCCAATCATCTGTACCTGCTCAAGTCCGGCTACGTCAAACTCACCACCGCCCTGCCCGACGGCCGCAACCAGGGGCTGCGCCTCGGCGCCGCCTGGCAGTTCATCGGCCTGGAGGCCATGAGCGATCAGCGCTACCCCTATACCGCGGAGGCCATCACCCCCATCGAGGTGTGCATGGTGCGCTACAAGGACATGCTCAAGCTGCTGGAATACAACCCGCAACTCTCCCTGCGCGTGATCAACGCCCTCAACCGCGAGTTGCAGCACTCCAACGCCATGATTCGCAATCTGGGCATGATGAGCTCCACCGAACGCGTGGCCTCCTTCCTGCTCTCCATCCTGCGAGCCGAGGCGGAAGAGGTGCATGAAATTCCCCTGCCGTTGTCGCGCACCGACATGGCGGAGATGCTGGGCCTGACCCTGGAAACCGTCAGCCGCGTGCTGTCGCGCATGACCCGCGACAAGATCATCTGGATGCAGCCGGGCGGACGCCTGCTGCGCATCATCGACGCGGCGCGGCTGGAACGGCTGGGCGGCGATGCGATGCAGGAGATCTGGCCGCGCGCAGTGCGCGCCTGA
- the rlmM gene encoding 23S rRNA (cytidine(2498)-2'-O)-methyltransferase RlmM, whose translation MHSLILYCRAGFEGECAAEIQEQAAALGVTGYCRAATGSAYVEFNPYEGQAADLLQRLPFSGLIFARQMFAAQRVDDLPLTDRIGPLLAALGPVTVGEVWVETADTNEAKELQVLCRKLATPLTAELQRRGWLHAADRTLPRLHVLFLDSSTAWIGLSDPANSAPWYMGIPRLKFPAAAPSRSTLKLEEALLTFLTAAEREQRLQPAMRAVDLGAAPGGWTWQLVQRHLRVVAVDNGPLDARLMDSGLVEHRREDGFRYRPARAVDWMVCDMVEQPARIARLVADWLAQGWCRECIFNLKLPMKKRYQEVQHCAALIEARLSAAGLRYSLRFRQLYHDREEVTGYLRALS comes from the coding sequence ATGCACAGCCTGATTCTGTATTGTCGTGCCGGCTTCGAGGGCGAGTGCGCCGCCGAGATCCAGGAGCAGGCCGCCGCACTCGGCGTGACCGGCTATTGCCGAGCCGCGACGGGCAGTGCCTATGTGGAGTTCAATCCCTATGAGGGACAAGCGGCGGATCTGCTGCAACGCCTGCCGTTCAGCGGGCTGATCTTCGCGCGCCAGATGTTTGCGGCGCAGCGCGTCGACGACCTGCCGCTCACCGATCGTATCGGTCCGCTGCTGGCGGCGTTGGGCCCGGTGACGGTGGGCGAGGTGTGGGTCGAGACGGCGGATACCAACGAGGCCAAGGAACTGCAGGTGCTGTGCCGCAAGCTGGCCACGCCCCTCACGGCGGAACTGCAGCGGCGCGGCTGGCTGCATGCAGCGGACCGCACGCTGCCGCGCCTGCATGTGTTGTTTCTCGACTCCAGCACGGCGTGGATCGGCCTCTCCGACCCGGCCAACTCCGCCCCGTGGTACATGGGCATCCCGCGCCTGAAGTTTCCCGCCGCTGCGCCGAGCCGTTCCACCCTGAAACTGGAGGAGGCGTTGCTGACCTTTCTCACCGCCGCCGAGCGCGAGCAGCGTCTGCAACCGGCGATGCGCGCAGTGGATCTCGGCGCCGCGCCCGGCGGCTGGACCTGGCAACTGGTGCAGCGCCACCTGCGGGTGGTGGCGGTGGACAACGGTCCGCTGGATGCTCGGCTCATGGACAGCGGCCTGGTGGAACACCGCCGCGAGGATGGTTTCCGTTACCGGCCGGCCAGGGCGGTGGACTGGATGGTATGCGACATGGTGGAGCAGCCGGCGCGCATTGCCCGTCTGGTGGCGGACTGGCTGGCGCAGGGCTGGTGCCGCGAATGCATCTTCAATCTCAAGCTGCCGATGAAGAAACGCTATCAGGAGGTGCAGCACTGCGCTGCCCTCATCGAGGCGCGCCTGTCTGCGGCGGGGCTGCGCTACAGCCTGCGTTTTCGCCAGCTGTACCACGACCGCGAGGAGGTCACCGGATATCTGCGCGCCCTGTCGTAA
- a CDS encoding lysylphosphatidylglycerol synthase transmembrane domain-containing protein gives MTQVPARPVRGLRALILSVVAAAVGYLGFSLWGGWQDVVAALRQVSLPVLLLLLLLSLVNYGLRFARWQHYLALFGHRVPWRQSLRIYLGGFALTTTPGKAGEALRCVLLQPHGVSWPHSLAALLAERLGDLMAILLLAAIGLAAWPQGRGVIVLLAAVLVVLLLCIQQRAWLARLDGWLRTRFHGRAAALAAGLIETMLHSSRLFTLPLLLYSAVLGVVAWGAEGLAFYYLVQVLGTDLDLLTALFIYAFAMLVGAVSFLPGGLGGAELAMVTLLTLHGMPPGVAVAATVIIRLATLWFAVVLGALALLPGRRGPWT, from the coding sequence ATGACGCAAGTGCCGGCACGGCCGGTGCGCGGCCTGCGTGCGCTGATCCTGTCGGTGGTGGCCGCCGCCGTCGGCTATCTGGGCTTTTCCCTGTGGGGCGGCTGGCAGGATGTGGTGGCCGCCCTGCGCCAGGTGTCGCTGCCGGTGCTGCTGCTGTTGCTGCTGCTGTCCCTGGTGAACTACGGTCTGCGCTTTGCGCGCTGGCAGCACTACCTGGCGCTGTTCGGTCATCGCGTGCCGTGGCGGCAGAGCCTGCGCATCTATCTGGGCGGATTTGCCCTGACCACCACCCCGGGCAAGGCCGGCGAGGCGCTGCGCTGCGTGTTGCTGCAACCGCACGGCGTGTCCTGGCCGCACAGCCTGGCCGCGCTGCTCGCCGAACGGTTGGGCGATCTGATGGCGATCCTGCTGCTGGCGGCCATCGGCCTGGCCGCCTGGCCGCAGGGACGCGGGGTGATCGTGTTGCTGGCCGCGGTGCTGGTGGTGCTGCTGCTGTGCATCCAGCAGCGCGCCTGGCTGGCGCGGCTCGATGGCTGGCTGCGCACGCGCTTTCACGGCCGCGCGGCGGCACTCGCCGCCGGTCTGATCGAAACCATGCTGCATTCCTCGCGTCTGTTTACGTTGCCGCTGCTGCTCTACAGCGCGGTACTGGGGGTGGTGGCGTGGGGCGCCGAGGGTCTGGCCTTCTACTACCTGGTGCAGGTGCTGGGCACCGACCTCGACCTGCTCACCGCCCTGTTCATCTATGCCTTCGCCATGCTGGTGGGGGCGGTCAGCTTTCTGCCCGGCGGCCTGGGCGGCGCCGAACTGGCGATGGTGACCCTGCTGACCCTGCACGGCATGCCGCCGGGCGTGGCCGTTGCCGCCACGGTGATCATCCGTCTGGCCACCCTGTGGTTTGCCGTGGTGCTCGGCGCCCTGGCCCTGCTGCCCGGCCGTCGCGGTCCTTGGACCTGA
- a CDS encoding decaprenyl-phosphate phosphoribosyltransferase, producing MALNPRAMIKLLRPHQWLKNGFVFVGLLFGHAWGEIATVQAVLLAALAFCLISSAIYVINDLADREVDRLHPHKRHRPLAAGTVTPGQAVMLGVLCGLAGLLLAWSASPQVLYIVVAYGVMNLLYTWRLKHVVVLDVFIIAAGFMLRILAGTIGVGIPPSSWLLLTGLMVTLFLGFAKRRAELAVLEHSDAPARKVLQHYSLPMLDVMIGVCATGVVLAYSLYAISDDAIAVHHTTDLIYTVPFVLYGLFRYLYLSFTSDAGEDPARDLLRDPHMLVTVLGWAAFTIWLLA from the coding sequence ATGGCGCTTAATCCGCGCGCGATGATCAAATTGCTGCGGCCGCACCAGTGGCTGAAGAACGGCTTTGTGTTTGTCGGCCTGCTGTTCGGCCACGCCTGGGGCGAGATCGCCACCGTGCAGGCGGTGCTGCTGGCGGCGCTCGCCTTCTGTCTCATCTCCAGCGCCATCTATGTAATCAATGATCTGGCCGACCGCGAAGTCGATCGGCTGCACCCGCACAAGAGGCACCGTCCGCTGGCGGCCGGGACGGTGACGCCGGGTCAGGCCGTGATGCTGGGTGTATTGTGTGGCCTGGCAGGCCTGCTGCTGGCCTGGAGCGCCTCGCCGCAGGTGCTGTACATCGTCGTCGCCTATGGCGTGATGAACCTGCTCTATACCTGGCGCCTCAAGCACGTGGTGGTGCTGGATGTGTTCATCATCGCCGCCGGGTTCATGCTGCGTATCCTCGCCGGCACCATCGGCGTCGGCATACCGCCGTCGTCCTGGCTGCTGCTCACCGGCCTGATGGTCACGCTGTTCCTCGGCTTTGCCAAGCGCCGTGCCGAGCTGGCGGTGCTGGAACACAGCGACGCCCCGGCGCGCAAGGTGTTGCAGCACTATTCCCTGCCCATGCTGGATGTGATGATCGGCGTCTGCGCCACCGGCGTGGTGCTGGCCTACAGCCTGTATGCCATCAGTGACGATGCCATCGCCGTGCACCACACCACCGACCTCATCTACACCGTGCCCTTCGTGCTGTACGGCCTGTTCCGCTATCTCTACCTCAGCTTCACCAGCGATGCCGGCGAGGACCCGGCGCGCGACCTGTTGCGCGACCCGCACATGCTGGTGACCGTGCTGGGCTGGGCAGCCTTCACCATCTGGTTGCTGGCATGA
- a CDS encoding HAD family hydrolase, with amino-acid sequence MIARPVVAVFDFDGTLTYRDTLLPFLLRLHGWGGVIRGALPLLPTLGGVALRLVPRDVAKERVLIRFLAGLSDAELRRLGADYARQDIPRQVRPQALARLAWHRRQGHRCVVVSASIEHYVAPWARAAGFDDVLATRLAVDEAGRVSGRYDGANCYGAEKVRRLQQLLGTMADVEIYAYGDSRGDRELLALADHAYYRTMPGEGDGA; translated from the coding sequence GTGATTGCGCGCCCGGTCGTCGCCGTTTTCGATTTCGACGGCACCCTCACCTACCGCGATACGCTGCTGCCCTTCCTGCTGCGGCTGCACGGCTGGGGTGGGGTGATACGCGGCGCCTTGCCGTTACTCCCTACGCTCGGCGGCGTGGCGCTGCGGCTGGTGCCGCGCGACGTGGCCAAGGAACGGGTGCTGATCCGCTTCCTTGCCGGACTGTCTGACGCGGAGCTGCGTCGTCTCGGCGCCGACTATGCGCGCCAGGACATCCCGCGCCAGGTACGGCCGCAGGCCCTGGCCCGTCTGGCCTGGCACCGCCGGCAGGGGCACCGTTGCGTGGTGGTCTCCGCCTCCATCGAACATTACGTGGCGCCGTGGGCGCGCGCGGCCGGTTTCGATGACGTATTGGCGACGCGTCTGGCGGTGGATGAGGCCGGCCGCGTGAGCGGCCGCTACGACGGCGCCAACTGTTATGGCGCGGAGAAGGTGCGGCGCCTGCAGCAGTTGCTTGGCACGATGGCGGATGTTGAGATCTATGCCTACGGCGACAGCCGCGGCGACCGTGAGCTGCTGGCACTGGCCGACCACGCCTATTACCGCACCATGCCGGGAGAGGGAGATGGCGCTTAA
- a CDS encoding SDR family oxidoreductase: MSGAILILGATSAIARGAAAAWAQRGYRLYLAGRDVESLRRDAADLTIRYGVAVHFGAFDAAAHDSHAAFLQRVTEEMGELEGVLLAFGYLGSQARAAADFRETLIIINRNFVDAVSILNLCADQLEQRGRGFIAGIASVAGDRGRQSNYTYGAAKGAFALYLQGLRNRLFPAGVRVLTIKPGFVDTAMTFGMPGLFLVAAPQDVGARIVTAVERGRDVIYVPWFWRYIMLIITCIPERLFKRLKL, encoded by the coding sequence ATGAGCGGCGCGATCCTGATCCTGGGGGCCACCTCGGCCATCGCGCGCGGCGCGGCGGCGGCGTGGGCGCAGCGCGGCTACCGCCTGTATCTGGCCGGCCGCGACGTGGAGTCGCTGCGCCGCGATGCGGCGGATCTCACCATCCGCTATGGCGTGGCGGTGCACTTCGGCGCCTTCGATGCCGCGGCCCATGATTCCCATGCGGCCTTTCTGCAGCGGGTGACCGAAGAGATGGGGGAGCTGGAGGGCGTGCTGCTGGCCTTCGGTTATCTGGGCAGCCAGGCGCGGGCGGCGGCCGATTTCCGTGAAACCCTCATCATCATCAACCGTAATTTCGTCGATGCGGTATCGATCCTAAACCTCTGTGCCGATCAGCTGGAGCAGCGCGGCCGTGGTTTCATCGCCGGCATCGCCTCGGTGGCCGGCGATCGCGGCCGCCAGAGCAATTACACCTATGGCGCGGCCAAGGGTGCCTTCGCCCTGTATCTGCAAGGGCTGCGCAACCGGCTGTTTCCCGCCGGCGTGCGTGTGCTCACCATCAAGCCCGGCTTCGTCGACACGGCCATGACCTTCGGCATGCCCGGCCTGTTTCTGGTGGCCGCGCCACAGGATGTCGGTGCACGTATCGTGACAGCCGTTGAGCGCGGCCGCGATGTCATCTATGTGCCGTGGTTCTGGCGCTACATCATGCTCATCATCACGTGCATCCCCGAGCGTCTGTTCAAGCGGCTCAAGCTGTGA
- a CDS encoding FAD-binding oxidoreductase has translation MNTLPKDISGWGRYPVQRCELVRPERHAELWSEAPSLLARGQGRSYGDAALNAGGRVVLTERVNRFLAFDRDKGIVRAEAGVTLAELLALTVPRGWFPLVTPGTRHVSLGGCVAADVHGKNHHHDGAFGTSVRELELITAGGRRLRCSAQENVEAFRATVGGMGLSGIIGEVELQLRPIESAYIRARHQGAANLEQLFALLQDSDHDARYSVAWVDLMSRGAALGRGVVMNGDHAAADELSGGRRLTPLRLVPHKAHNIPFAMPGWLLNRFSIRAFNSRYFRREGGRDAPFLVDYDTFFYPLDTLDNWNRLYGRRGFVQYQCVVPTATALAALQQLLQRLATSGHPAFLGVLKRMGAQGTGYLSFPMAGYTLAMDLPMQGATTLALLDSFDEVVLQHGGRVYLAKDARLAPASLRAMYPQLAEWQRVRRELDPQGVFSSSLSRRLRMEEEA, from the coding sequence ATGAACACACTGCCAAAGGATATTTCCGGCTGGGGCCGTTACCCGGTGCAGCGCTGCGAGTTGGTGCGGCCGGAGCGCCATGCCGAGTTGTGGTCGGAGGCGCCGTCGTTGCTGGCGCGCGGCCAGGGGCGCAGTTACGGTGATGCCGCCCTCAACGCCGGTGGCCGTGTGGTGCTCACCGAACGGGTCAACCGTTTTCTCGCCTTCGACCGCGACAAGGGCATCGTGCGGGCCGAGGCGGGTGTCACCCTGGCCGAGCTGCTGGCCCTGACCGTGCCGCGCGGCTGGTTTCCGCTGGTGACGCCGGGCACCAGGCATGTGTCGCTGGGCGGCTGCGTGGCGGCGGATGTGCACGGCAAGAATCATCATCACGATGGCGCCTTCGGCACCAGCGTGCGCGAGCTGGAGCTGATCACCGCCGGGGGCCGCCGCCTGCGCTGTTCCGCGCAGGAAAACGTCGAGGCCTTTCGTGCCACCGTCGGCGGCATGGGGCTGAGCGGCATCATCGGTGAAGTGGAATTGCAACTGCGGCCCATCGAGAGTGCCTACATCCGCGCCCGCCACCAGGGCGCCGCCAATCTGGAACAGCTATTCGCCCTGTTGCAGGATTCCGACCATGATGCACGCTACAGCGTGGCCTGGGTGGACCTGATGAGCCGCGGAGCCGCGCTCGGACGCGGCGTGGTGATGAACGGCGATCATGCCGCAGCGGATGAGCTGTCCGGCGGACGCCGTCTGACGCCGCTGCGCCTGGTGCCACACAAGGCGCACAACATTCCCTTTGCTATGCCCGGCTGGTTGCTCAACCGTTTTTCCATCCGTGCCTTCAACAGCCGCTATTTCCGCCGCGAGGGCGGGCGCGATGCCCCCTTCCTGGTGGACTATGACACCTTTTTCTATCCGCTGGACACGCTGGACAACTGGAACCGCCTGTACGGTCGGCGCGGCTTCGTGCAGTACCAGTGCGTGGTGCCGACGGCAACGGCGCTGGCGGCGCTGCAGCAATTGCTGCAGCGTCTCGCCACCAGCGGTCATCCCGCTTTCCTCGGTGTGTTGAAGCGCATGGGCGCGCAGGGGACGGGGTATCTGTCCTTCCCCATGGCGGGCTACACCCTGGCCATGGACCTGCCCATGCAGGGCGCGACAACGCTGGCGCTGCTCGACAGCTTCGATGAGGTGGTGCTGCAGCACGGCGGCCGCGTGTATCTGGCCAAGGATGCCCGTCTGGCGCCGGCGAGTCTGCGTGCCATGTATCCGCAGCTGGCCGAGTGGCAGCGCGTGCGTCGTGAGCTGGACCCGCAGGGGGTGTTCAGCTCCAGCCTGTCGCGCCGCTTGCGCATGGAGGAAGAGGCATGA
- a CDS encoding glycosyltransferase family 39 protein — translation MIATRRTFLVTLLAVTLLKLLLAAWLPVTGDEAYFFLWGKYPGWGYYDHPPMVGWWLHVLQYLGTADWWLRLPSYTMTTFIAWAIYRWLRTDLGEERAILIGLLYLLAPINIVNVLISTDTPLILLSFLSALALKRALDSSGYLWFVYAGALLGLAFLSKYFAVMLGIAYGVYLLLLRPSRRHAIGLLLLFLAVLPFAALNVWWNYCHCWDNILFNLFVRHSGSSVSWSSPLFYLLMLAYLATPWLLWYGWQRREELRSALARRDYFLWLWLLPLVLFLVLSFSASIGLHWVLAFYPFFFLFLPRLLSIIQLRRSVRFMAGFSALHLVLIAAVLLMPPAVLKGRPVLHHDLIFGSHSGEFWQQMRPHVDGYALATESYVYSAILEHRTGERFAVFGEASKYGRQDDMLTDYRALDGKNIALFVYAGKGVENYARYFEQYETREISVRGVTDVLLLGRGFRYELYRKKVLRQTQQQFYRLPGYLPLGACYFYDKYFPGEKVKRLPRQ, via the coding sequence ATGATTGCAACGCGCCGCACCTTTCTGGTCACCCTGCTGGCGGTGACCCTGCTCAAGCTGTTGCTGGCCGCGTGGCTGCCGGTGACCGGTGACGAGGCCTACTTCTTCCTCTGGGGCAAATATCCGGGTTGGGGCTATTACGACCATCCGCCGATGGTAGGCTGGTGGCTGCATGTGCTGCAGTATCTGGGTACGGCGGACTGGTGGCTGCGCCTGCCTTCCTACACGATGACCACCTTCATCGCCTGGGCCATTTATCGCTGGCTGCGTACCGATCTGGGTGAGGAGCGGGCAATATTGATCGGGCTGCTCTATCTGCTGGCCCCGATCAACATCGTCAATGTCCTGATCAGCACCGATACGCCGCTTATCCTGTTGTCTTTCCTGTCCGCCCTGGCCTTGAAGCGCGCCCTGGACAGCTCAGGGTACCTCTGGTTCGTCTATGCCGGCGCGCTGCTCGGTCTGGCCTTTCTCTCCAAATATTTCGCGGTTATGCTCGGTATCGCCTACGGCGTCTATTTGTTGCTGCTGCGTCCCTCGCGCCGCCATGCCATCGGCTTGCTGCTGCTGTTCCTGGCGGTGCTGCCCTTTGCTGCGCTCAACGTGTGGTGGAACTATTGCCATTGCTGGGACAACATCCTGTTCAACCTGTTCGTCCGCCACAGCGGCAGCAGCGTCAGCTGGTCCAGCCCGCTGTTCTACCTTCTGATGCTGGCCTACCTGGCGACACCCTGGCTCCTATGGTACGGCTGGCAGCGACGCGAAGAGCTGCGTAGCGCCCTGGCGCGCCGGGATTATTTTCTGTGGCTCTGGCTGCTGCCGCTGGTGCTGTTCCTGGTGCTGTCTTTTAGCGCCAGTATCGGCCTGCACTGGGTGCTGGCGTTTTATCCATTTTTCTTCCTGTTCCTGCCGCGTCTCCTGAGTATCATCCAGTTGCGACGCAGCGTGCGTTTCATGGCCGGGTTCTCCGCACTGCACCTGGTGCTGATTGCGGCAGTGCTGCTGATGCCGCCGGCGGTCCTGAAGGGACGGCCGGTACTGCACCATGATTTGATTTTCGGCAGCCACAGCGGCGAATTCTGGCAGCAGATGCGCCCGCATGTGGATGGCTATGCCCTGGCCACCGAGAGCTATGTCTATTCCGCCATTCTTGAACACCGTACCGGTGAGCGCTTCGCTGTGTTCGGCGAGGCCTCCAAATATGGTCGCCAGGACGACATGCTGACCGATTATCGTGCCTTGGACGGCAAGAACATCGCCCTGTTCGTCTATGCCGGCAAGGGGGTGGAAAACTATGCCCGCTATTTCGAGCAGTACGAAACCCGCGAGATCAGTGTGCGCGGCGTGACGGATGTGCTGCTGCTGGGACGCGGTTTCCGTTATGAGCTGTACCGCAAGAAGGTGCTGCGGCAGACACAACAGCAGTTTTACCGCCTGCCGGGATACCTTCCCTTGGGGGCGTGTTATTTTTACGACAAGTATTTTCCCGGCGAAAAAGTGAAGCGGTTGCCGCGTCAATGA